One window from the genome of Mucilaginibacter ginsenosidivorans encodes:
- a CDS encoding M1 family metallopeptidase has protein sequence MKLKMMAGFSLALLIAAGAVNAQQANPPAAQQPSQTATNYDYHETFGPPFYSKNGNEFRAADGAPGAKYWQNRADYQLAAHLDDATNQITGSEILTYTNNSPQKLGFLWMQLDQNLFKLDSRGTQIVPLVGNPPKQQSRNWGRGQDFDAGDKIKSVKLLNAKGAATDLKFLISDTRMQVFLPQDVAPNGGQVKLQIEYSFIEPNYGSDRTGIQETKNGKIFTIAQWYPRMCVYDDVMGWNTQPYTGPGEFYLEYGDFDLRITAPANHIVVASGQLLNPQEVYTPEQLKRWAEAEKSEKTVVIRSADEVTQASSRPAGKKELTWHFKISNARDASWASSASFIIDAAKMDLPSGKKSIAISAYPVESDGNDAWGRSTEYVKKSIEFNSKQWFEFPYPAATAVAGVVGGMEYPGIVFCGYKAKGRSLWGVNDHEFGHTWFPMIVGSNERLYGWMDEGFNTFINTLSTYDFNNGEYRHGGEDMHDHASRYTRTGLEPMLSQPANLKERNTGLLLYAKPGAGLTMLREQILGPERFDFAFRTYINRWAFKHPTPDDFFRTMENAGGESLQWFWRGWFLNNWKLDVAVSDVKYFDNDPTKGAMITIDNLEKMAMPVILEIKTVSGKTDRVKLPVEIWERNSTWSFKYPSTEAIQSVTYDPDKVFPDINPDNNTWTNDKK, from the coding sequence ATGAAATTGAAAATGATGGCCGGTTTTTCGCTGGCCTTATTGATTGCCGCAGGCGCAGTGAATGCGCAGCAAGCAAATCCCCCGGCTGCGCAGCAGCCTTCGCAAACCGCAACCAATTACGATTACCACGAAACTTTTGGCCCGCCGTTCTACTCAAAAAACGGCAACGAGTTCAGGGCGGCTGATGGCGCCCCGGGTGCAAAATACTGGCAAAACCGGGCCGACTACCAATTGGCTGCCCATTTGGACGATGCAACCAACCAGATAACCGGATCGGAAATATTAACCTATACCAACAATAGCCCGCAAAAGCTTGGCTTTTTATGGATGCAGCTCGATCAGAACCTGTTCAAGTTGGATTCGCGCGGTACGCAGATAGTGCCTCTGGTGGGCAACCCGCCAAAACAGCAAAGCCGCAACTGGGGCCGCGGGCAGGATTTTGACGCGGGCGACAAGATTAAATCGGTAAAATTGCTGAATGCCAAAGGTGCCGCTACCGACCTGAAGTTTTTGATAAGCGATACCCGCATGCAGGTTTTCCTGCCGCAGGACGTGGCGCCAAATGGCGGCCAGGTTAAGTTGCAGATCGAATATTCGTTCATCGAACCAAACTACGGATCGGACCGTACAGGTATACAGGAAACCAAGAACGGTAAGATATTTACTATTGCACAATGGTACCCGCGTATGTGCGTATACGACGATGTGATGGGCTGGAACACGCAGCCATATACCGGTCCGGGTGAATTTTACCTGGAGTACGGCGATTTCGACCTGCGCATTACCGCACCTGCAAACCATATTGTGGTGGCATCGGGCCAGTTGCTTAACCCGCAGGAAGTTTACACCCCTGAGCAACTGAAGCGCTGGGCAGAAGCCGAAAAAAGTGAAAAGACCGTTGTTATCCGCTCGGCCGACGAGGTTACACAAGCTTCATCGCGCCCGGCAGGCAAAAAGGAGCTTACCTGGCACTTTAAAATAAGCAATGCGCGCGACGCGTCATGGGCGTCATCGGCCTCATTTATTATAGATGCTGCTAAAATGGACCTGCCAAGTGGTAAAAAATCCATCGCCATATCAGCTTACCCGGTTGAGAGCGATGGTAATGATGCCTGGGGCCGTTCGACGGAATATGTAAAAAAATCTATTGAATTTAACTCGAAACAATGGTTCGAGTTCCCTTATCCTGCTGCTACGGCCGTTGCCGGTGTAGTTGGCGGTATGGAATACCCCGGTATAGTTTTTTGCGGGTATAAAGCAAAAGGCAGGAGTTTGTGGGGCGTGAACGACCACGAGTTCGGTCATACCTGGTTCCCGATGATCGTAGGATCGAACGAAAGGCTTTACGGTTGGATGGATGAAGGTTTCAATACATTTATTAATACGCTTTCGACCTATGATTTTAACAATGGCGAGTACCGGCATGGCGGTGAAGATATGCATGACCATGCATCAAGGTACACCCGTACAGGGCTTGAACCGATGCTGAGCCAGCCAGCCAACCTAAAGGAGCGGAACACCGGTTTATTATTATATGCGAAACCCGGCGCTGGTTTGACGATGCTGCGCGAGCAGATACTGGGCCCCGAACGTTTTGATTTTGCTTTCAGAACTTACATTAACAGGTGGGCATTTAAGCACCCCACGCCGGATGATTTTTTCCGTACCATGGAGAACGCCGGTGGCGAAAGCCTGCAGTGGTTCTGGCGCGGATGGTTCCTGAATAACTGGAAACTTGATGTTGCGGTTAGCGATGTGAAGTATTTTGATAACGACCCAACGAAAGGTGCTATGATCACCATTGATAATTTGGAGAAAATGGCTATGCCGGTTATACTGGAGATAAAGACCGTTAGCGGTAAAACCGACCGTGTGAAACTGCCGGTGGAGATATGGGAACGTAACAGCACGTGGAGCTTCAAGTATCCATCCACCGAGGCGATACAATCGGTAACGTATGATCCTGATAAAGTATTCCCGGATATTAACCCGGATAACAATACCTGGACGAACGACAAAAAATAA
- a CDS encoding TonB-dependent receptor plug domain-containing protein, which translates to MNRVFQIVLMFVPIFISNAISAQTGDEHVKQLFEKLKTHNKIYPTEKAYLHFDKTYYAAGDTIYFKAYVTMGEKHLPSGISGVLHADLINTKAKIDQSIKLQLTNGVAWGDFALPDSLPDGTYRVRAWTNWMRNDPGSLFEKEIVIGSQVNNKVPESNTAKAVNARADLQFFPEGGELVSGIENKVAFKAIGTNGLGTYVKGIITDNTGKQVVEFASARLGMGYFTMMPEEGKTYKAELIYTDGTKDEVMLPQARDKGIALSVNNDSLQKATVSIRAGKAYFDENKGKDYTLVIYSGGIANTVDCRLDSNVITVDLIKRKLFTGVTRITLFSSANEPLCERLIFIQNYDQLNLDVATDKETYHPRDKVNIKLNAKTRADSAAKGHFSVSVVDESKVKTDENDETTILSDLLLTSDLKGYIEQPNYYFNNITGQKLKELDLVMLTHGYCRFTWKQVLDSADNKPAYQPEKGLEISGVATSVLGKPINKGTVSLISQMGGPVLSQTTDEKGNFRFSNLVFTDTVHFVLNATNANGKNNTKLVYHKDINPAVSAASASNHDNIDQPMKAYLANTEKQQEQLNALGLGKKGRMLKEVKIKGIKENNNYRSSSLMGPGHANQVVHAEELEKTGGMLSIKLAGKFRGRYGYAITSSGNFPGLVMLDGVRWNFPLDYINPNAVETVELFYDANASIYGMEGAKGVLVITTKQGSGLQAKDISSTGVLPITVNGFYKAREFYAPKYEHPGNNANLKDLRSTIYWQPELKTDKEGNASFEYYNADGTGTCKVTIEGMDEKGNIGRQVFRYKVE; encoded by the coding sequence ATGAATAGGGTTTTTCAAATCGTCCTGATGTTTGTGCCGATATTCATCTCGAATGCAATATCTGCACAGACCGGCGATGAGCATGTTAAACAACTGTTCGAAAAACTCAAAACTCATAATAAAATTTATCCGACCGAGAAAGCATACCTCCATTTCGATAAAACGTATTACGCAGCCGGCGATACCATATACTTCAAAGCTTATGTTACCATGGGTGAAAAGCATTTGCCTTCCGGCATTAGCGGTGTATTGCATGCCGACCTTATTAATACGAAAGCCAAAATAGATCAATCGATCAAACTGCAATTGACAAATGGCGTTGCCTGGGGTGATTTTGCCCTGCCGGATAGCCTGCCTGACGGAACCTATCGCGTTCGTGCATGGACGAACTGGATGCGGAACGATCCGGGCAGTCTTTTTGAAAAGGAGATCGTTATCGGTTCACAGGTGAACAACAAAGTACCCGAAAGCAATACTGCAAAAGCCGTGAACGCCAGGGCCGACCTGCAGTTCTTCCCCGAAGGTGGCGAACTGGTAAGCGGTATCGAAAACAAGGTCGCCTTTAAAGCGATTGGAACAAACGGGCTGGGTACTTATGTAAAGGGGATCATTACTGATAACACCGGGAAACAGGTAGTCGAATTTGCATCGGCAAGGCTGGGCATGGGCTATTTTACGATGATGCCCGAAGAAGGAAAAACTTATAAAGCCGAATTGATTTACACTGATGGCACCAAAGATGAAGTGATGCTGCCACAGGCAAGGGATAAGGGTATCGCCCTCTCTGTAAACAACGACTCCCTGCAAAAGGCTACCGTCAGCATCCGCGCCGGTAAAGCTTATTTCGATGAGAATAAAGGTAAGGATTATACCCTGGTCATTTATTCGGGCGGCATAGCGAATACCGTTGACTGCAGGCTCGATAGTAATGTTATTACCGTCGACCTGATCAAACGGAAACTATTCACCGGTGTAACCCGCATCACCCTGTTTTCATCCGCTAACGAACCGCTTTGTGAAAGGCTCATATTTATCCAGAACTACGACCAGTTAAACCTCGACGTTGCGACGGATAAGGAAACCTATCATCCCCGGGATAAGGTGAACATCAAACTAAACGCCAAAACACGGGCGGATTCTGCTGCAAAGGGTCATTTTTCGGTGTCCGTGGTCGATGAAAGCAAAGTAAAAACCGATGAAAATGATGAAACCACCATATTATCCGACCTGCTGCTTACATCCGACCTGAAAGGATATATCGAACAACCCAACTATTACTTCAACAACATTACGGGCCAAAAACTCAAAGAACTTGACCTGGTAATGCTGACCCACGGTTACTGCAGGTTTACCTGGAAACAAGTATTGGATAGCGCCGATAATAAACCTGCTTATCAGCCTGAAAAGGGGCTGGAGATCAGCGGCGTGGCGACGAGCGTTTTGGGCAAACCAATCAACAAAGGTACTGTGTCGTTGATCTCGCAGATGGGCGGACCTGTATTAAGCCAAACCACAGACGAAAAAGGAAATTTCAGGTTTAGTAATTTGGTTTTTACAGATACTGTTCATTTTGTGCTGAATGCCACGAATGCCAATGGGAAAAACAATACGAAATTGGTTTATCACAAGGACATAAATCCAGCAGTCAGTGCGGCGTCGGCATCAAATCACGACAACATTGATCAGCCGATGAAAGCTTACCTGGCGAATACGGAAAAGCAGCAGGAGCAGTTAAATGCGCTCGGGTTAGGTAAAAAGGGCCGGATGTTGAAAGAGGTTAAAATTAAAGGGATAAAGGAAAATAATAATTATCGGTCATCAAGTTTGATGGGGCCAGGACATGCAAATCAGGTGGTACATGCTGAAGAATTAGAAAAGACCGGTGGCATGCTTTCGATCAAACTGGCCGGCAAGTTTCGTGGCAGATACGGTTATGCGATAACTTCATCTGGAAATTTCCCCGGGCTTGTAATGCTTGATGGTGTACGCTGGAATTTCCCATTAGATTATATTAACCCGAACGCGGTTGAAACGGTCGAATTGTTCTATGATGCGAATGCTTCAATTTATGGCATGGAGGGCGCCAAAGGCGTACTTGTCATTACAACAAAACAGGGCAGCGGCTTGCAGGCAAAAGATATTTCATCGACCGGCGTATTACCCATTACCGTTAATGGTTTTTACAAAGCCCGTGAATTTTACGCACCAAAATATGAACATCCCGGCAATAACGCCAACCTTAAGGACCTGCGCAGCACCATTTACTGGCAGCCGGAGCTAAAAACGGATAAAGAAGGCAATGCGTCATTTGAGTATTACAATGCCGATGGAACCGGTACCTGCAAAGTAACCATAGAAGGTATGGACGAAAAAGGGAATATCGGCAGGCAGGTTTTTCGGTATAAAGTTGAGTAG
- a CDS encoding Spx/MgsR family RNA polymerase-binding regulatory protein produces the protein MTVYGIPNCDTVKKALTWLKANHIDFEFHDFKKLGISAKKLKEWDKKAGYEKFLNKKSSVWKDVDDRVKESIVTPDTAFPLLQEKTSIIKRPVIEDGKFLFFGFDEAVYKKHFLGS, from the coding sequence ATGACAGTTTACGGGATACCTAATTGCGATACGGTAAAGAAAGCGCTTACCTGGCTAAAAGCCAACCATATTGATTTTGAGTTTCATGATTTTAAAAAACTTGGCATATCTGCCAAAAAATTGAAAGAATGGGATAAGAAGGCCGGCTACGAAAAATTCCTGAACAAGAAATCATCCGTGTGGAAAGACGTTGACGACCGGGTTAAAGAAAGTATAGTGACTCCTGATACCGCATTCCCTTTATTACAGGAGAAAACCAGCATCATCAAACGCCCGGTTATCGAGGACGGCAAATTTCTTTTCTTTGGGTTTGATGAAGCGGTATATAAGAAACATTTTTTGGGGAGTTGA
- a CDS encoding outer membrane beta-barrel protein, which produces MKTFLTIIFSFLLSTFALAQTAVGPNITIRGTVVDSATKAPISFVTVTLQDAATRQAIKSGLTQDNGSFSISAPEGKSYQVTFVFIGYANKTVQLTGTGKEVNIGIVALFATSKQLQDVSITAVKPLVKQEIDRISYDVQADPETKTQNVLDMLRKVPLVTVDASDNIQLKGSGNYKILINGKPSSLIAHNPSDVFKSMPASSIQKIEVITTPPAKYDAEGLTGIINIITNKKVDQGYNGNINLRENTIYGPGGGLSLTVKQGKFGLSMYSGASDRTRTTVTSQNTLQTFDDQKNLLSNLAQSSSNSTTGHFLYTSEEFSYEIDTLNLLTASLDLNGAHFNSLGNSSSQTFGGDGGLTQSYLQNNTSHTRWSGLDAGINYQLGFKSNKDRLLTMSYKYDRSPNSNDNMIDILSRYNYAVPSLHQTNSTGTREQTFQVDYVHPLKKINIEGGLKAILRKNYSDFETGDLDTVNHVYVNDPRSDNTFNYEQNVYSFYNTYQLNLKDWGFKAGLRIENTDVNANFVTENTPLKQNYTNFIPSISVQRKFKGSSLNFGFTNRIQRPDISQLNPFVDSLNSKFISTGNPNLQPVLSHAFELNYSKFSKGYINLGISYSFANNTIQNVTKLLDTVTYTTYQNVGSDKNLGAHISLNYPITKKLNLNINGNFSYIFLRGYINGQLYSNEGFQGYTFAYAGYKISDTWRAGINGGFYSANVLLQGKSSAYVFTSISTSKDILNKKGSIFINLSNPYARYKTNRSTTRDVNFYRTSASEFPYRSLNIGFSYRFGKLKAEIKKNKHGIENDDIKGGNKSGDTGK; this is translated from the coding sequence ATGAAAACTTTTCTGACTATTATATTTTCCTTTTTACTTTCAACTTTTGCGCTGGCACAAACTGCGGTCGGACCCAATATTACGATCAGGGGAACAGTTGTTGATTCGGCCACCAAGGCGCCCATAAGTTTTGTGACGGTTACCTTACAGGATGCCGCTACCAGGCAGGCAATAAAAAGCGGCCTGACACAGGACAACGGCTCGTTTTCGATAAGCGCGCCGGAAGGCAAAAGCTACCAGGTAACCTTTGTTTTTATAGGGTATGCTAATAAAACCGTTCAGCTTACCGGAACAGGCAAGGAGGTCAATATAGGCATAGTAGCCCTTTTTGCAACAAGCAAACAATTACAGGATGTTTCGATAACGGCCGTGAAGCCGTTGGTGAAGCAGGAGATAGACCGGATAAGCTATGATGTGCAGGCCGACCCGGAAACCAAGACCCAAAACGTGCTGGACATGCTGCGCAAGGTACCGTTGGTGACAGTAGACGCCAGTGACAATATCCAGTTGAAGGGCAGTGGCAATTATAAGATACTGATCAATGGCAAGCCATCGTCGCTGATAGCGCACAACCCTTCGGATGTGTTCAAGTCGATGCCCGCAAGCAGTATTCAGAAAATAGAGGTGATAACCACGCCGCCTGCGAAATACGATGCCGAGGGGTTGACCGGTATCATCAATATCATTACCAATAAAAAAGTTGACCAAGGCTACAATGGAAACATCAACCTGCGCGAGAATACCATATACGGCCCCGGAGGCGGACTGTCGCTTACGGTAAAACAGGGAAAATTTGGCTTGTCGATGTATAGTGGCGCCAGTGACCGCACCAGGACAACCGTTACCTCCCAAAATACTTTGCAAACTTTTGATGATCAGAAGAACCTGCTGTCGAACCTGGCACAATCCAGTTCGAACTCGACCACGGGACATTTTCTGTACACCAGCGAGGAGTTCAGTTACGAAATAGATACCCTGAACCTGCTTACCGCTTCACTCGACCTGAACGGGGCGCATTTTAACAGCCTCGGTAATTCGTCCTCTCAAACCTTTGGGGGCGACGGCGGGCTTACGCAAAGTTATCTTCAAAACAACACCAGTCATACCAGGTGGAGCGGGTTGGATGCTGGTATCAATTACCAGCTCGGTTTTAAAAGCAACAAGGACAGGCTGCTGACGATGTCGTATAAATATGACAGGTCGCCCAATTCTAACGATAACATGATCGACATACTGAGCAGGTATAATTACGCGGTACCCAGTCTGCATCAAACTAACAGTACAGGAACGCGTGAGCAGACATTCCAGGTGGATTATGTACACCCGCTGAAAAAGATCAACATAGAAGGTGGCCTTAAGGCGATATTACGGAAAAATTACAGCGATTTTGAAACCGGCGACCTGGATACTGTAAACCATGTTTACGTCAATGATCCCAGGAGCGACAACACCTTTAATTATGAACAGAACGTTTATAGTTTTTACAATACTTATCAGTTAAACCTGAAGGATTGGGGTTTTAAGGCCGGCCTGCGGATCGAAAATACTGACGTGAACGCCAACTTTGTTACCGAAAATACGCCCCTAAAACAAAACTATACCAATTTTATCCCCTCTATATCCGTCCAACGCAAGTTTAAAGGATCGAGCCTGAATTTCGGTTTCACTAACCGGATACAGCGGCCGGACATTTCACAACTCAACCCCTTCGTCGACAGCCTGAACAGCAAGTTCATCAGCACGGGTAACCCGAATTTGCAGCCGGTTTTAAGCCATGCGTTCGAGCTTAATTACAGCAAATTCTCAAAAGGGTATATTAACCTGGGTATTAGCTACTCGTTCGCTAACAACACCATCCAGAATGTGACCAAGTTGCTCGACACAGTTACCTACACCACCTACCAGAATGTAGGCAGCGATAAAAACCTTGGGGCACACATCAGCCTGAATTACCCGATCACCAAAAAGTTGAACCTGAATATCAACGGAAACTTCTCTTACATTTTCCTGCGGGGCTATATCAACGGACAATTATACTCCAACGAGGGTTTCCAGGGGTATACTTTTGCCTATGCGGGCTACAAGATCAGCGATACCTGGCGGGCGGGTATCAACGGCGGCTTCTACAGCGCCAATGTGCTGTTGCAAGGAAAGTCGAGCGCATATGTGTTCACCTCTATCAGTACATCGAAGGATATATTGAATAAGAAAGGCTCTATATTTATTAATCTGTCCAATCCATATGCACGATATAAAACCAATCGCAGTACAACCAGGGATGTTAATTTTTACCGTACCAGTGCCTCAGAATTCCCATACCGCTCGCTTAACATAGGCTTTAGTTACCGTTTTGGCAAGCTGAAAGCGGAGATCAAAAAGAATAAGCACGGGATCGAAAACGATGATATCAAAGGCGGCAACAAGAGCGGCGATACCGGTAAATAG
- a CDS encoding outer membrane beta-barrel family protein gives MKISLLALLFCFVASLAFSQAAQPTVTIKGNVLDSAASKPLGFVTVALQNAKTHAGIRSGLTREDGSFSLSANPAQPLEVAFVFVGYKTKIVPVTGAGLNIDIGKVMLSASSSQLQEVSVTAAKPLMKQEVDRITYDIQADPDSKQQSVLDMMRKVPLLSVDANDNIRLKGSGSYKILINGRESALMAKNPSDILKSMPAVNIQKIEVITTPPAKYDAEGLAGIINIITKRRVDQGYNVGIFTRFNSVYGAGYNVNGTFKQGKFGMAFFGGFGRSFNSTGGSQPTALGSTENIFATQTTISQSGTTFQNGNFHYGGTELSYEVDTLNLVTASVNFFGEDLNLHNLQLSNTDSLDVLKQTYYLQSTGHTHTLGFDGAINYQMGFKKSKDRLLTFSYKYSYAPNRQFNDNMFSDRFNYPAGLFPDYQQYNNAGNRDHTIQVDYAGPFIKRVEIEAGAKMILRNNYSNFHVDDRDTASQQYLTNNALTNDFNYHQDIYSLYNSYQVKLDKWTGKAGLRLERTAISADFISARVTTAPSYSNLIPSVSVQRSFKSSSVNLGFTQRIQRPGIFQLNPFVDSSNPAFISTGNPGLKPELDNTFDLTYSNFSKGSINIDLSYAFSNNSIQNVSSLHIEDVNNRTDTVTYTTFENLGTNKTLGLNINTNLSIGKNFTLNLNGQLNHIWLSGTFAGSQYKNNGFTGSGFGSMRYKFGASGFAFSFNAGYFSGNVNLQGRTADFIFNQYLVTKDFFNKKLTVGLAANNPYSKFYNLKNTTRTNDFYQETNTQVYNRSFALRFNYRFGKLKGDIKRNQHGIENDDTKGKDNGNKGGGNQK, from the coding sequence ATGAAAATTTCTTTACTTGCATTACTATTTTGCTTTGTCGCAAGCCTTGCTTTTTCGCAGGCGGCACAGCCAACTGTCACCATAAAAGGTAATGTCCTCGACTCGGCTGCCAGCAAGCCATTGGGGTTTGTAACGGTGGCACTGCAAAATGCGAAAACCCATGCAGGCATCCGCAGCGGGTTGACGAGGGAGGATGGAAGTTTTTCATTAAGCGCCAACCCGGCGCAGCCACTGGAAGTAGCGTTCGTTTTTGTTGGGTATAAAACCAAAATTGTGCCGGTTACAGGCGCCGGGCTCAATATCGATATAGGTAAAGTGATGCTTTCGGCATCATCCAGCCAATTGCAGGAAGTATCGGTTACGGCTGCAAAACCGCTGATGAAGCAGGAAGTGGACCGTATTACCTATGATATCCAGGCAGACCCCGATAGCAAACAACAGTCGGTTTTGGATATGATGCGCAAGGTGCCTTTATTATCCGTGGACGCCAATGACAATATCAGGCTGAAAGGGAGCGGCAGTTACAAAATACTGATCAATGGCCGGGAGTCGGCACTGATGGCTAAAAATCCTTCTGATATACTAAAATCGATGCCGGCCGTCAATATCCAGAAGATTGAGGTAATAACAACTCCGCCGGCTAAATACGACGCCGAGGGCCTGGCAGGCATTATCAATATCATTACCAAAAGAAGGGTCGACCAGGGATATAACGTGGGGATATTTACACGGTTCAATTCGGTGTATGGTGCAGGTTATAATGTGAACGGCACATTTAAGCAGGGCAAATTTGGGATGGCCTTTTTTGGCGGATTCGGCAGAAGTTTTAACAGTACTGGTGGCAGCCAGCCAACAGCGCTGGGAAGCACCGAAAATATTTTTGCCACGCAGACAACCATTTCGCAATCGGGTACTACGTTTCAAAACGGTAATTTTCATTACGGCGGCACCGAATTAAGTTATGAGGTTGATACGCTTAACCTGGTGACCGCATCGGTCAATTTTTTCGGCGAGGACCTGAACCTGCATAACCTTCAGCTTTCAAATACAGATAGCCTTGACGTGCTGAAGCAAACCTATTACCTGCAAAGTACAGGTCATACCCATACCCTGGGATTTGACGGCGCGATCAACTACCAGATGGGTTTCAAAAAATCGAAGGACCGCCTGCTTACTTTTTCGTATAAATACAGCTATGCGCCAAACCGGCAATTTAACGATAACATGTTCAGCGACAGGTTTAATTATCCTGCGGGGTTATTTCCCGATTATCAGCAATACAATAACGCGGGCAACAGGGATCATACCATCCAGGTGGATTATGCCGGACCGTTCATCAAACGGGTAGAAATAGAGGCCGGTGCAAAAATGATACTGAGAAACAATTACAGCAATTTCCATGTTGACGACCGGGACACCGCCAGCCAGCAATACCTGACCAACAATGCACTGACCAATGATTTTAACTATCACCAGGATATCTATAGCCTTTATAACTCGTACCAGGTAAAACTGGACAAATGGACGGGCAAAGCGGGTCTCAGGCTGGAACGCACAGCCATAAGCGCCGACTTTATTTCGGCCCGGGTTACAACTGCGCCAAGTTACAGTAACCTGATACCGTCCGTATCGGTACAGCGCAGCTTTAAAAGCAGCAGTGTTAACCTGGGTTTTACGCAGCGGATACAGCGCCCGGGTATTTTCCAGCTTAACCCGTTTGTCGACAGTTCGAACCCGGCCTTCATCAGCACCGGGAACCCCGGTTTAAAACCTGAGCTTGATAATACTTTCGACCTTACCTATAGTAACTTTTCAAAAGGTTCCATTAATATCGACCTGAGTTACGCGTTTTCCAATAATTCGATACAGAATGTCTCCAGCCTGCATATCGAGGATGTGAATAACCGCACGGATACGGTTACCTACACGACTTTCGAAAACTTAGGAACAAATAAGACGCTGGGGCTCAATATAAACACGAATCTAAGCATAGGGAAAAACTTTACGCTGAACCTGAACGGGCAATTAAACCATATATGGCTGAGCGGTACATTTGCCGGAAGCCAGTATAAAAACAATGGCTTTACCGGAAGCGGATTTGGGAGCATGCGCTATAAATTTGGCGCCAGCGGCTTTGCTTTCTCTTTCAATGCGGGCTATTTCAGCGGCAACGTAAACCTGCAGGGCCGTACTGCCGATTTCATATTTAATCAATATTTGGTAACAAAAGATTTCTTCAACAAGAAGCTAACCGTTGGGCTTGCCGCTAATAACCCCTACTCTAAATTTTACAATCTTAAGAATACTACCCGCACGAACGACTTTTACCAGGAGACCAACACGCAGGTCTATAACCGTTCGTTCGCCCTGCGTTTCAATTATCGCTTTGGCAAGCTGAAGGGTGATATAAAAAGAAATCAGCACGGGATAGAGAACGACGACACCAAAGGAAAGGATAATGGCAATAAAGGAGGCGGAAATCAGAAGTAA